From Amycolatopsis sp. cg9, one genomic window encodes:
- a CDS encoding D-arabinono-1,4-lactone oxidase, which yields MTRWTNWAGTASASPQHVHQPRSVAEIAAAVEGVAAAGRTVRPWGSGHSFTAIAVADSDALDLRYWTGIERVDLETGLVTVRSGTTIKQLNAALDAVGLAMTNLGDIDAQTIAGAISTGTHGTGAKLGGIATQIAALELVLADGSVVTCSAAEKPDLFAAARVGLGALGVITTVTLQCEPSFVLRAQERPEPLEQVLEGFHDFADENEHFEFYWFPYGKNALVKRNNRCETAEPLSKVREFVDYQIMENVAFGGLCRTGRLMPRLVRPLNNFASNMLSAREYSDTSHRVFVTARNVRFTETEYAVPRESVLDVLAELRSVVPKLKDPVMFPVEVRVAAADDIWLSTAQGRDSAYIAIHQFVGMPYREYFSAFEKIAGAVGGRPHWGKMHDLDAGVLRSRYPHFDDFLRVRKETDPNRVFTNTYLDRVLGSA from the coding sequence ATGACCCGGTGGACCAACTGGGCGGGCACGGCGTCCGCCTCGCCGCAGCACGTTCACCAGCCGCGCAGCGTGGCCGAGATCGCCGCAGCCGTCGAAGGTGTCGCCGCGGCCGGCCGGACCGTGCGCCCCTGGGGCAGCGGGCACTCCTTCACCGCGATCGCCGTCGCCGACTCCGACGCCCTCGACCTGCGGTACTGGACCGGCATCGAGCGCGTCGACCTCGAAACCGGGCTCGTCACCGTCCGCTCCGGAACGACGATCAAGCAGCTCAACGCCGCCCTCGACGCAGTCGGGCTGGCCATGACCAACCTCGGGGACATCGACGCGCAGACCATCGCCGGCGCGATTTCCACCGGTACCCACGGCACCGGCGCGAAGCTCGGCGGCATCGCCACCCAGATCGCCGCGCTCGAGCTCGTCCTCGCGGACGGCTCGGTCGTCACCTGCTCGGCGGCCGAAAAACCGGACCTCTTCGCCGCCGCCCGCGTCGGCCTCGGCGCGCTCGGCGTGATCACCACCGTGACGCTCCAGTGCGAGCCGTCGTTCGTGCTGCGCGCGCAGGAACGGCCCGAGCCGCTGGAGCAGGTCCTCGAAGGCTTCCACGACTTCGCCGACGAGAACGAGCACTTCGAGTTCTACTGGTTCCCGTACGGCAAGAACGCGCTGGTCAAGCGCAACAACCGCTGCGAGACGGCCGAGCCGCTGAGCAAGGTCCGCGAGTTCGTCGACTACCAGATCATGGAGAACGTCGCCTTCGGCGGACTCTGCCGGACCGGCCGGCTGATGCCGCGGCTCGTGCGCCCGCTGAACAACTTCGCGTCGAACATGCTCTCCGCGCGCGAGTACAGCGACACTTCCCACCGCGTCTTCGTCACCGCGCGCAACGTCCGCTTCACCGAAACGGAATACGCTGTTCCACGTGAATCAGTGCTCGACGTGCTCGCCGAGCTACGGTCCGTGGTGCCGAAGCTGAAGGACCCGGTGATGTTCCCGGTCGAGGTGCGGGTCGCCGCGGCCGACGACATCTGGCTGTCGACCGCGCAGGGCCGCGACTCCGCCTACATCGCCATCCACCAGTTCGTCGGCATGCCGTACCGCGAGTACTTCAGCGCGTTCGAGAAGATCGCCGGCGCGGTCGGCGGCCGCCCGCACTGGGGCAAGATGCACGACCTCGACGCCGGCGTCCTCCGCTCGCGCTACCCGCACTTCGACGACTTCCTGCGCGTGCGCAAGGAAACCGACCCGAACCGCGTCTTCACGAACACCTACCTGGACCGGGTGCTGGGCTCCGCCTAA
- a CDS encoding amino acid deaminase/aldolase produces MTSATVYDLATKDLDPPLAVVDLAAFDANADDLRRRAAGKPIRVVSKSVRCRALLERVLAMPGFEGLMCYSLAEAVWHVEQGTTDDIVVAYPTADHEALRRLAASDEARAAIAIMVDSPEHLDLVDAALGHGHPEIRVCLELDASWRPLPGVHVGTRRSPVFTPKQASALARRILARPGFRLVGVMAYEGQIAGLGDAAGARLNRAVIGWMQRRSAAELNRRRGEAVRAVQAVTALEFVNGGGTGSIESTGADAVVTEIAAGSGLIGPTLFDGYTKFTPRPAALFALPVVRRPTRTIATLFSGGYIASGPTGASRVPQPYLPTGLKLLGFEGAGEVQTPVTGRAARTLKLGDRVWLRHAKAGELAERFTHYHLVQGDRVERTVPTYRGEHQNFG; encoded by the coding sequence GTGACCAGTGCGACGGTGTACGACTTGGCGACCAAGGACCTCGATCCGCCCTTGGCCGTCGTCGACTTGGCGGCCTTCGACGCGAACGCCGACGACCTCCGCCGCCGCGCGGCGGGCAAGCCGATCCGCGTGGTCAGCAAGTCGGTCCGCTGCCGGGCGCTGCTGGAGCGCGTGCTCGCGATGCCGGGCTTCGAAGGCCTGATGTGCTACTCGCTCGCCGAAGCCGTCTGGCACGTCGAGCAGGGCACGACCGATGACATCGTCGTCGCCTACCCGACGGCCGACCACGAAGCCCTCCGCCGCCTGGCCGCCTCCGACGAAGCCCGCGCGGCGATCGCGATCATGGTCGACTCGCCCGAGCACCTGGACCTGGTGGACGCGGCCCTCGGCCACGGCCACCCGGAAATCCGCGTCTGCCTGGAACTGGACGCGTCCTGGCGCCCGCTGCCGGGCGTCCACGTCGGCACGCGCCGCTCGCCGGTGTTCACCCCGAAGCAGGCGTCGGCGCTGGCCCGCCGGATCCTCGCCCGCCCGGGCTTCCGCCTGGTGGGCGTGATGGCGTACGAAGGCCAGATCGCCGGCCTCGGCGACGCGGCGGGCGCCCGCCTCAACCGGGCGGTGATCGGCTGGATGCAACGCCGCTCGGCGGCCGAGCTGAACCGCCGCCGCGGCGAAGCGGTCCGAGCGGTCCAGGCCGTGACCGCGCTGGAGTTCGTCAACGGCGGCGGCACCGGCAGCATCGAGTCGACGGGCGCGGACGCGGTCGTCACGGAGATCGCGGCCGGCTCGGGCCTGATCGGCCCGACGCTCTTCGACGGCTACACGAAGTTCACACCCCGCCCGGCCGCGCTGTTCGCCCTCCCGGTCGTCCGCCGCCCGACCCGCACCATCGCCACCCTCTTTTCCGGCGGCTACATCGCTTCCGGGCCGACAGGCGCTTCGCGAGTCCCGCAGCCGTACCTGCCGACGGGCCTGAAGCTGCTCGGCTTCGAAGGCGCGGGCGAGGTCCAGACCCCGGTCACGGGCCGAGCGGCCCGCACCCTGAAGCTCGGCGACCGGGTGTGGCTGCGCCACGCGAAGGCGGGCGAGCTGGCCGAGCGCTTCACGCACTACCACCTGGTGCAGGGCGACCGGGTCGAGCGCACCGTCCCGACGTACCGGGGCGAGCACCAGAACTTCGGCTGA
- a CDS encoding TetR/AcrR family transcriptional regulator, translated as MSDIQAAKVPAEATPLRRQPVQQRSAKRVEQMLDASAALIDELGYDALTTTLIAKRAGVAVGSLYQFFPDKRAVVQALTARNLERFVGAVNERLKQLGPEHWWDVVDSILDIYLEMHRSVPGFSKVHFGDIIDRQLLDETRDNNAVIVDSLTDLVSTQVDRPVEDLRFAIGIANEVADALLKLAFRKEPSGDEKIVAEAKYVVKGYLAARFGEQS; from the coding sequence GTGTCCGACATCCAGGCCGCGAAGGTGCCGGCAGAAGCCACCCCTTTGCGCCGGCAGCCGGTTCAGCAACGCAGCGCCAAGCGCGTCGAGCAGATGCTCGACGCGAGCGCGGCGTTGATCGACGAGCTCGGTTACGACGCGCTGACGACCACCCTGATCGCCAAGCGCGCCGGGGTCGCCGTGGGGTCGCTGTACCAGTTCTTCCCCGACAAGCGCGCGGTGGTGCAAGCGCTCACCGCCCGGAACCTGGAACGGTTCGTGGGCGCGGTGAACGAGCGCCTCAAGCAGCTCGGCCCCGAACACTGGTGGGACGTCGTCGACTCGATCCTCGACATCTACCTCGAGATGCACCGCTCGGTCCCGGGCTTCTCGAAGGTCCACTTCGGCGACATCATCGACCGCCAGCTCCTGGACGAGACCCGTGACAACAACGCGGTGATCGTGGATTCGCTGACGGACCTGGTGTCCACGCAGGTGGACCGGCCGGTCGAGGACCTGCGGTTCGCGATCGGCATCGCCAACGAGGTGGCCGACGCGCTGCTGAAGCTGGCCTTCCGGAAGGAACCGAGCGGGGACGAGAAGATCGTCGCGGAGGCCAAGTACGTGGTGAAGGGGTACCTGGCGGCCCGGTTCGGGGAACAGTCGTAG
- a CDS encoding GH1 family beta-glucosidase, which yields MQNPNFPPDFLWGVSTSAFQIEGATSEGGRGPSIWDTFTATEGKIARDETANVAADHYHRYPEDIALMAELGVGAYRMSIAWPRIQPDGKGAPNPEGLGFYDKLLDALCEAGIAPAVTLYHWDTPQAVEDDGGWLSRDTAERFAEYARILGERFADRVKLWIPLNEPMVMSIYGYAIGEYAPGQTLLLDAIPTAHHQNLAHGLAVQALRAAGATNIGTANNHSPIWPGDDGDRDAAEWLDALINRLYADPVLLGSYPEQLHAHLPAGFADDLPTIAQPLDFYGVNYYEPQGVAKPSPGNPLPFDLRPIEGYPMTTNDSPIVPHALRELLLGFHARYRDKLPPIHITENGCSFADEVAEDGGVHDPERIDFLHSHLVALREAMDAGVDVRGYFCWSLLDNFEWSKGYAPRFGLVHVDYETLRRTPKDSFHWYRKLVRHE from the coding sequence GTGCAGAACCCGAACTTCCCGCCCGACTTCCTCTGGGGCGTTTCGACCTCGGCGTTCCAGATCGAGGGCGCCACCAGCGAAGGTGGGCGCGGACCGTCCATCTGGGACACGTTCACCGCGACCGAGGGCAAGATCGCCCGCGATGAGACCGCCAACGTAGCCGCCGACCACTACCACCGCTACCCCGAAGACATCGCGCTGATGGCGGAACTCGGGGTCGGCGCGTACCGGATGTCCATCGCCTGGCCCCGCATCCAGCCCGACGGCAAGGGCGCGCCCAACCCCGAAGGCCTCGGCTTCTACGACAAGCTGCTCGACGCCTTGTGCGAGGCGGGCATCGCTCCCGCCGTCACGCTCTACCACTGGGACACCCCGCAGGCGGTCGAAGACGACGGCGGCTGGCTCTCCCGGGACACCGCTGAGCGCTTCGCCGAGTACGCCCGCATCCTCGGAGAGCGCTTCGCCGATCGGGTGAAGCTGTGGATTCCGCTCAACGAGCCCATGGTCATGTCGATCTACGGCTACGCGATCGGGGAGTACGCGCCCGGGCAGACCCTCCTCCTCGACGCCATTCCGACCGCGCACCACCAGAACCTCGCCCACGGCCTCGCCGTCCAAGCCCTGCGCGCGGCCGGGGCGACGAACATCGGCACCGCCAACAACCACTCGCCGATCTGGCCCGGCGACGACGGTGACCGCGACGCCGCCGAGTGGCTCGACGCGCTCATCAACCGGCTCTACGCCGATCCCGTGCTGCTCGGCAGCTACCCCGAGCAGCTCCACGCGCACCTGCCCGCCGGGTTTGCCGACGACCTGCCGACGATCGCGCAGCCGCTCGACTTCTACGGCGTCAACTACTACGAGCCGCAGGGGGTCGCGAAGCCCAGCCCGGGGAACCCGCTGCCGTTCGACCTTCGCCCGATCGAGGGCTACCCGATGACGACGAACGACTCGCCGATCGTCCCGCACGCGTTGCGCGAGCTGCTGCTCGGCTTCCACGCCCGCTACCGCGACAAGCTGCCGCCGATCCACATCACCGAAAACGGCTGCAGTTTCGCGGACGAGGTCGCCGAAGACGGGGGCGTGCACGACCCCGAGCGGATCGACTTCCTGCACAGCCACCTGGTTGCGCTGCGCGAGGCGATGGACGCCGGCGTCGACGTCCGCGGCTACTTCTGCTGGTCCCTGCTGGACAATTTCGAGTGGTCCAAGGGTTACGCGCCGCGCTTCGGCCTGGTGCACGTCGACTACGAGACCCTGCGGCGGACGCCGAAGGACTCGTTCCACTGGTACCGGAAGCTGGTGCGCCATGAGTGA